One window from the genome of Metabacillus flavus encodes:
- a CDS encoding FbpB family small basic protein, translating to MRKPVRYSMEEFIRRNKQELTSNADLMEKLEERIEDRYTVVYPGKSKKNTQFADPDRRR from the coding sequence ATGAGAAAACCTGTCAGATATTCAATGGAAGAATTCATACGCAGAAATAAGCAGGAGCTGACAAGCAATGCTGATTTGATGGAAAAACTGGAAGAAAGAATTGAAGACCGTTATACGGTCGTATACCCAGGCAAAAGTAAAAAAAACACCCAATTTGCAGACCCCGATAGGAGAAGATAA